The following proteins are encoded in a genomic region of Stutzerimonas balearica DSM 6083:
- a CDS encoding YceI family protein, which yields MFKHRIAALALGSALFAGQAMAADYVIDTERQHAFVNFKISHLGYSWLWGTFKEFDGRFSFDADQPEASKVEVNLETASVDTNHAERDKHLRSDDFLNVQAHPKATFTSTSVKSTGEGTADIHGDLTLNGVTKPVVIAARFIGEGEDPWGGYRAGFEGQTTLRLKDFDIAKDLGPAAQTVDLIISVEGVRQ from the coding sequence ATGTTCAAGCACCGCATCGCTGCCCTGGCACTGGGTTCGGCGCTGTTCGCCGGCCAGGCGATGGCCGCTGACTATGTGATCGATACCGAGCGCCAGCATGCCTTCGTCAACTTCAAGATCAGCCACCTCGGCTACAGTTGGCTATGGGGCACCTTCAAGGAATTCGACGGGCGCTTCAGCTTCGATGCCGACCAGCCCGAAGCCAGCAAGGTCGAGGTGAACCTGGAAACCGCCAGCGTCGATACCAACCATGCCGAGCGCGACAAGCATCTGCGCAGCGACGACTTCCTCAACGTGCAGGCCCATCCGAAGGCGACCTTCACGTCGACTTCGGTGAAGTCGACCGGTGAGGGCACGGCTGACATCCATGGCGACCTCACCCTCAATGGTGTAACCAAGCCGGTGGTGATTGCCGCCCGGTTCATCGGCGAAGGTGAGGATCCCTGGGGTGGCTACCGGGCGGGTTTCGAAGGCCAAACGACGCTGAGGCTGAAGGATTTCGACATCGCCAAGGACCTCGGCCCGGCAGCGCAGACGGTCGATCTGATCATTTCCGTCGAAGGGGTGCGTCAGTAA
- a CDS encoding cytochrome b yields MQWRNTAHRYGLVSVLLHWLIAAAVFGLFGLGLWMVGLDYYSSWYRTAPDLHKGIGVLAFLVMLVRLGWKVFNPQPQPLANHGPGVRTLTRLGHGLLYLGLFAVMISGYLISTAKGRPVDVFGWFEVPALVSSLPRQADVAGVIHEYMAWALVILAVLHALAALKHHFIDRDATLQRMLGRG; encoded by the coding sequence ATGCAATGGCGTAATACTGCACACCGTTACGGGCTGGTCAGCGTCCTGCTGCACTGGTTGATCGCTGCGGCGGTGTTCGGCCTGTTCGGGCTCGGCCTGTGGATGGTGGGCCTGGACTACTACAGCAGCTGGTACCGCACCGCACCGGACCTGCACAAGGGCATCGGCGTGCTGGCCTTCCTGGTCATGCTGGTTCGTCTGGGCTGGAAGGTATTCAACCCTCAGCCGCAGCCGCTCGCCAACCACGGTCCCGGCGTTCGCACCCTGACCCGGTTGGGGCACGGGCTGCTCTATCTGGGGTTGTTCGCGGTGATGATCAGCGGCTACCTGATCTCGACCGCCAAGGGGCGGCCGGTCGACGTCTTCGGCTGGTTCGAGGTGCCGGCACTGGTTTCCTCCCTGCCGCGGCAAGCCGATGTGGCCGGGGTGATCCACGAATACATGGCCTGGGCGCTGGTGATCCTTGCCGTGCTGCACGCCCTGGCGGCACTCAAACATCATTTCATCGATCGAGACGCGACCCTCCAGCGCATGCTGGGTCGTGGCTGA
- a CDS encoding adenosylmethionine--8-amino-7-oxononanoate transaminase, with the protein MSLNQIWMQRDLAVLWHPCTQMKDHEQLPLIPIKRGEGVWLEDFDGNRYLDAVSSWWVNVFGHANPRINQRIRDQLDQLEHVMLAGFSHQPVVELSERLVALTPAGLDRVFYTDNGSTGIEVALKMSFHYWRNCGRERKKRFVTLTNSYHGETVAAMSVGDVALFTDTYKPLLLDTFKVPSPDCYLREEGMSWEAHSRSMFAHMERTLAEHHQEIAAVIVEPLIQGAGGMRMYHPAYLQLLREACDRYDVHLIHDEIAVGFGRTGTMFACEQAGITPDFLCLSKALTGGYLPMAAVLTTDRVYQAFYDDYETLRAFLHSHTYTGNPLACAAALATLDIFEQDNVIEANKRLAARMAQATAHLADHRHVAEVRQTGMALAIEMVQDKASRAAYPWQERRGLRVYEHALSRGALLRPLGSVVYFLPPYCITEEQIDFLAEVAEQGIDLATRDAVTVAVPGRYPDFRDPG; encoded by the coding sequence ATGAGCCTGAACCAGATCTGGATGCAACGCGATCTCGCCGTGCTCTGGCACCCCTGCACGCAGATGAAGGATCACGAACAGCTGCCGCTGATTCCGATCAAGCGTGGTGAAGGTGTCTGGCTCGAGGATTTCGACGGCAACCGCTACCTCGATGCGGTCAGTTCCTGGTGGGTGAACGTGTTCGGGCATGCCAACCCGCGGATCAACCAGCGCATCCGCGACCAGCTCGATCAGCTCGAGCACGTCATGCTCGCCGGGTTCAGCCATCAGCCGGTGGTCGAGCTTTCCGAACGACTGGTGGCGCTGACCCCAGCGGGGCTCGACCGGGTGTTCTACACCGACAACGGCTCGACCGGCATCGAAGTCGCGCTGAAGATGAGCTTCCATTACTGGCGCAACTGCGGGCGCGAGCGCAAGAAGCGCTTCGTCACCCTGACCAACAGCTACCACGGCGAAACCGTGGCGGCGATGTCGGTCGGCGATGTCGCCCTGTTCACCGACACCTACAAGCCGCTGCTGCTCGATACCTTCAAGGTGCCCAGCCCCGATTGCTACCTGCGCGAGGAAGGCATGAGCTGGGAAGCGCATTCGCGCAGCATGTTCGCGCACATGGAGCGGACCCTGGCCGAGCACCATCAGGAGATTGCCGCAGTCATCGTCGAGCCGCTGATCCAGGGCGCCGGCGGCATGCGCATGTACCACCCGGCCTACCTGCAACTGTTGCGCGAGGCGTGCGATCGCTACGACGTGCACCTGATCCACGACGAAATTGCCGTGGGCTTCGGTCGCACCGGCACGATGTTCGCGTGCGAACAAGCCGGTATCACACCGGATTTCCTCTGCCTGTCGAAGGCGCTGACCGGCGGTTATCTGCCGATGGCCGCCGTACTGACCACAGACCGGGTCTATCAGGCGTTCTACGACGACTACGAAACCCTGCGCGCATTCCTGCACTCGCACACCTACACCGGCAATCCGCTGGCCTGCGCCGCCGCGCTGGCGACGCTGGATATCTTCGAGCAGGACAACGTCATCGAAGCCAATAAGCGCCTGGCAGCGCGCATGGCGCAGGCCACCGCACACCTGGCCGACCATCGCCATGTCGCCGAGGTTCGCCAGACGGGCATGGCCCTGGCGATCGAGATGGTCCAGGACAAAGCCAGCCGGGCCGCCTACCCCTGGCAGGAGCGCCGCGGACTGCGCGTCTACGAACATGCGCTGAGCCGCGGCGCGCTGCTGCGACCGCTGGGCAGCGTGGTGTATTTCCTGCCGCCTTACTGCATCACCGAGGAACAGATCGACTTTCTCGCCGAAGTCGCCGAGCAGGGCATCGACCTGGCCACCCGCGATGCCGTCACGGTCGCCGTACCAGGCCGCTATCCGGACTTCCGCGACCCGGGCTGA
- a CDS encoding 16S rRNA (uracil(1498)-N(3))-methyltransferase produces the protein MRLSRFFVDLTLTLGRHELPDAQAHYIARVLRLGVGDAVQLFDGSGFEYRGRLCAVGKKQVQVELDERLHGQAESPLKIHLGQGLSRGERMDWAIQKATELGATEITPIISDRCEVRLNDERADKRLAHWRQIAISACEQCGRSVLPTLHAPQTLAQWLGIEADLKLLLHPVASPLAEHAAPSNLAMLIGPEGGLSEAEIDQARQQGFLPARLGPRVLRTETAPVVALSVAQYLWGDLA, from the coding sequence ATGCGCCTATCCCGCTTTTTCGTCGATCTCACCCTGACTCTTGGCCGGCACGAGCTGCCGGATGCCCAGGCCCATTACATTGCGCGCGTATTGCGTCTGGGGGTCGGTGATGCAGTCCAGCTGTTCGACGGCAGCGGTTTCGAGTATCGCGGCCGGCTCTGCGCGGTCGGCAAGAAGCAGGTGCAGGTCGAGCTCGACGAACGGCTTCACGGCCAGGCGGAGTCGCCGCTGAAAATCCACCTGGGCCAAGGCCTGTCGCGCGGCGAGCGAATGGACTGGGCCATTCAGAAAGCCACGGAACTCGGTGCAACGGAGATCACGCCGATCATCAGCGATCGCTGCGAGGTACGCCTGAACGACGAGCGAGCGGACAAGCGCCTGGCCCATTGGCGGCAGATTGCGATCAGCGCCTGCGAGCAGTGCGGCCGCTCGGTGCTACCCACCCTTCACGCCCCGCAGACCCTGGCGCAATGGTTGGGCATCGAGGCCGATCTGAAACTGCTGCTGCATCCGGTTGCCAGCCCGCTCGCCGAGCACGCTGCGCCAAGCAACCTGGCGATGTTGATCGGGCCGGAAGGTGGCCTCAGCGAGGCGGAAATCGACCAGGCGCGCCAGCAGGGCTTCCTGCCGGCTCGTCTGGGGCCGCGCGTGTTGCGTACCGAAACTGCGCCAGTCGTTGCGCTCAGCGTAGCGCAGTATCTATGGGGGGACCTGGCCTGA
- a CDS encoding chemotaxis protein CheW translates to MSQSLVSSEAPATLNCLLVPLADRHLLMPNVTVAELIAYRQPQATPGLPAWLLGQVQWRDLNLPLLCFEAADGGEARLGAQARVVVLNALGGRDHVKFIALLVQGIPRPVKVDAGLPRANVALGPLELDAVNLGDVQARIPDLVALEQKLADAGLI, encoded by the coding sequence ATGAGCCAATCGCTTGTTTCTTCCGAGGCTCCGGCCACGCTCAACTGTCTGTTGGTGCCGCTTGCCGACCGCCACCTGCTGATGCCCAACGTTACGGTGGCCGAGCTCATTGCCTACCGTCAGCCGCAGGCTACGCCGGGGTTGCCGGCCTGGTTGCTGGGACAGGTGCAATGGCGAGATCTGAACCTGCCGCTGCTCTGCTTCGAGGCGGCCGACGGCGGCGAAGCCCGATTAGGCGCGCAGGCGCGGGTCGTGGTGCTCAATGCGCTTGGCGGGCGCGATCACGTCAAGTTCATCGCGCTGCTGGTGCAGGGCATTCCGCGTCCGGTCAAGGTCGATGCCGGCCTGCCGCGCGCGAACGTCGCGCTAGGCCCGCTAGAGCTCGATGCGGTGAATCTGGGCGACGTGCAGGCGCGTATTCCCGATCTGGTCGCGCTGGAGCAGAAACTGGCGGACGCGGGGCTGATCTGA
- a CDS encoding chemotaxis protein CheB gives MPESSSARIAVLADTSLQRHVLQQALGANGYQVVLNSDPARMEPADLAEAEADLWLVDLAQTEDSPLVDALLARDGTLVLFGEGHAPERHSEHYPRWERRLFGKLKRLVGDPSREVGPRLDVLQGKPGDGGSGRLALPPTLQAALAEPGTVAPEVWLLGASLGGPEAVKAFLDALPAGLPVGFVYAQHIEASFEQTLCQVIGRHSQWHVSLCRDGDAVRCGEVVIAPIGNELAFSADGRMARSARCWPEPYSPSIDQMMLNLAQQFGARCGAIVFSGMGSDGSTAAAYLLRQGGRIWTQRADSCACSSMPDNLRDGGYSALSGDPRELAQALVNHFAQRATATLTQGVQP, from the coding sequence ATGCCTGAGTCCAGTTCCGCTCGCATCGCCGTGCTCGCCGACACCTCGCTGCAGCGGCACGTCCTGCAGCAGGCGCTTGGCGCCAATGGTTATCAGGTCGTGCTCAATAGCGACCCGGCTCGTATGGAGCCGGCCGATCTCGCCGAGGCCGAGGCCGATCTGTGGCTGGTCGATCTCGCGCAGACCGAAGATTCGCCGCTGGTCGATGCGCTGCTCGCCCGCGACGGCACCCTGGTGCTGTTCGGCGAGGGCCATGCGCCCGAGCGTCATTCGGAACATTACCCGCGCTGGGAGCGTCGACTGTTCGGCAAGCTCAAGCGTCTGGTCGGCGACCCCAGCCGGGAGGTCGGGCCGCGTCTGGACGTGTTGCAAGGCAAGCCTGGCGACGGTGGTAGTGGCCGGCTGGCGCTGCCTCCGACATTGCAGGCTGCCTTGGCCGAGCCCGGCACGGTGGCGCCTGAGGTCTGGTTGCTGGGGGCGTCGCTGGGCGGCCCCGAAGCGGTCAAGGCGTTTCTCGACGCGTTGCCGGCAGGGCTGCCGGTAGGCTTCGTCTACGCGCAGCACATCGAGGCGAGTTTCGAGCAGACTCTATGCCAGGTCATTGGTCGGCACAGCCAATGGCATGTAAGTCTGTGCCGCGATGGCGACGCGGTGCGCTGTGGCGAGGTGGTCATCGCGCCGATTGGCAACGAGCTGGCGTTCAGCGCCGATGGCCGCATGGCACGCAGTGCGCGCTGCTGGCCCGAGCCCTACAGTCCGTCGATCGATCAGATGATGCTCAACCTTGCGCAGCAGTTCGGCGCGCGTTGCGGGGCCATCGTGTTCAGCGGCATGGGCAGCGATGGCAGTACCGCGGCGGCCTACCTGCTGCGTCAGGGAGGGCGGATCTGGACCCAGCGGGCCGATTCCTGCGCCTGCTCCAGCATGCCGGACAATCTGCGAGACGGCGGCTACAGCGCGTTGAGCGGGGACCCGCGAGAGCTGGCCCAGGCGCTGGTCAACCATTTCGCACAGCGTGCCACTGCCACGCTCACCCAGGGGGTTCAGCCATGA